The DNA window GACGGGCTCGCGGCGTTGGGGGGCGACCGGATCCCCTTGTACGAGGACCTCCCGGTGCGAACCGAGATTCGTTTTCGAGGACTTCGAGGATGGGGTCGTCAGTTGGCAGTTGTATCCACTCGATGGTTTCGCACGTATCACGACTCGGCAGTCATCGATGCGCGTCGATCCACCGACACCACGCCTCGAAGTCGTCGGCACCGCACTGGTCGGCGATCGACCGGTACGTCTCCTGTGAGATCTGGTCGCTGTCGGTGAGCGGAACGCTCACCACACGGATCTCGTCGGTCTCCGGGTGCTCGTACCGGAGCTTCACGTGACTTCCCTCGCGGCCGACCGGTCGGTACCGCATCGACCGGAGCGCCTTCACGATCTCTCGACCGTCAAAACTCGCATAGACCATTCGGGACTACTCCCACGGCGGCTCGCCGGCGTCCTCGATATCGTCGGGGTCGACGCCGATCTCCTCGAGGAACGCCTCCTCGTCGTCGATCGGCTCGCCGCCGCCGGCGTGGAGGGTCAACGCGTCCGCGAGCCGGGAGAGCGCGACCGGCTTCGACTCGCCCGACGCGGCGACGCCCGACTCGACGTCGCGCGCCGTCACGAGATCGCCCTCGTAGGTGAACTCCACCCCGTCGGCGCGGTCGTTCTCCGAAGTGGTCGCCATTACCAGTAACGAGGCGTGGAACCGGTGAAAAGTGTTCTGGCGCGGTGTGTAAGAAGTCGGCACGTCACCGATGCTCGTCTATCCACTCACACCACGAGTGGAAGTCGTCCGCTCCGCACTGGTCAGCGATCGAGTGAAGCGTCCCGGTCGGGATCTCGTCCTCGGACTTCATTGGGACCGTGACGATCCGCACCTCGTCGGTATCGGGTGACTCGTATCGCATCTTCAAGTGGCTTCCAACCCGACCGACTCGCCTGTATCCGAAGTCGTTGAGCACTGATGCGATCTCTTGTCCGGAGAAGTTCGTCCGGACCATTCACTTCATGAAGTCAGGAAGTTCCTTGTCGCCGGGTTCCGCGTCTTCGAGGCCCCACTCCTCGAGGTCCTCGTCGGTCACGGGTTCGCCGCCTCCCTCGTGAAGCTCGATCGCCTCCGCGAGCATCCGGAGGGCTTCTGCCTTCGTATCGCCGAAGGACGCGACACCGGTCTCGATGTCTTTCGCGGTAATCGAGCCGTCATCCTCGTGAATGAACTCGACGCCCTCCCTGTTGGATGCGTCGCGTGTCGCACTCGCCATACTCTCCTTTCGCGGACCGCTCGAATAAGCGTTCTGTCGGTGTCGGACCATCCGGAACCGATCGGAACCCTGCGGGTCAGGCGAAATCGATTCTCGTCGTGGCCGAGCCCATCGGTCACCGTTCCACACGACGTGAATCGGTTAGAGCCGTTCCTCCAGCGTCTGCCGGTCGAGCTTTCCGGTGGCGTTCCGCGGGAGCGCGTCGACGAAGGTCACTTCCCGCGGATGTTTGAACGCCGCGAGCTCCGCGAGAACGTGGTCTCTCACCTCCTCGGCGGTGAGATCGGCTCGAGGGTGACGGTCGACGAACGCCACCGGCTTTCTTCCCTTCCACTCGTCGGGTTTCCCGACGACGGCGGCCTCGCGGACGCCGTCGAGTTCCTCGATGACGCCCTCGACCTCTTGAGGGTAGACGTTCTCGCCGCCGGTGATGATCGTGTAGTCGACCCTATCGAGCACGTGGACGTAGCCGTCCTCGTCCACGCGGGCGTAGTCGCCGGTGTGGAACCACTCGGCGGTCCACTCCGCCTCGTGGTCGAGATAGCCCGTCAACAACGCTTCGCCGCGAACCAGCAGTTCGCCGGGCTCGTTCGTCGGGACCTCCGCGCCGGTCGATCTGTCGACGACCTTCGCCTCGATGAGCCGGCCGGAGGTCCGTCCGACGCTCGGGAGCCGTCGCGACCCGCGTCTGTCCTCCCAGAGGCCGGCGGCGAAGGTCTCGGTCATGCCCCAGCCGTTGAGGACCGGCGCGTCGAGGAACGCCTCCGACCGCCGGATCAGGTCGGCGGACACGCCCGCCCCGCCGATGACGCCGGTGCGCACCGAGTCGGTGTCGACCGAGCGGTCCGACGCCACGGCCAGCCAGTCTTTGAACATGGCCGGGACGCCGGAGAAGACGTTCACGCCGTGGGCCTCGACGTCGTCGAGCGCCGCCACCGGGTCCCACTCCTCGCGCAGGAGCAGCTCGCCGCCCGCCTTCAGCGTCGGGCCCAGGATCGTTCCGATGCCCGTACAGTGATACAGCGGCATGACCGCGAGAAAGACGCTCCCCGGCCCCATCTCGTAGGAGATCACGGAGGCGTCGCTGACGGCGATCAGGTTGGCATGCGTGTGGACCACGCCCTTCGGACGACCGGTCGTTCCGCTCGTGTGGAGGACGAACGCCTCGCGCTCGCCCATCGTCTCGGGGACGGCGACGGCGGGGCGTGTCGTGCGAACCGCGGCGTCCCACCGTCTGACGTCGTCGGGGGCGTCGTCCGAGGCGTCGTCGGTGCGAACGCCGAAGACGGTGACGTCGGTGGCGTCGGTGGCGTCGCTCTCCTCGAGCGCGTCGTTGACCGCCGGTAGCGTTTCCCCACTCGCGATCGCGGCGCTCGGCTCGACCTGATCCATCAGCGACGCGACCTCCCGGCGCCGGAAACGGGTGTTCACCGGGACGACGACCGCCCGCCGGGCGAGCGACCCGAGCGTGGACGTGACGAAGTGGTAGGTGTTCGGGAGCATCACCACGACGGCGTCCCCGGCGTCGACCCCGGCGTCGCGGAGGACGGTGGCCGCCGAGCGGGCGTCCTCGAACAGTTCCGCGTAGGTCCACGTTACGTCACCCTCCCGGACGGCGACCCGATCGGGAAACACGCGTTCGTTCGATGCCAGATAGTCGAGGTAGTTCATTGGCGACGTCGCCCACGGGATCCGATGACAGGCGGACCGCTGTCACATCGATACAAAAGGATTACGGTGGTCGATCGAGGACTCGGCCGCGGACGGCCTCGGACGGCCGCGAACCGCCGCATCACCGCGGATCGCCGCGGATCGCCGCATCGACGCCGCCGGTAGTTATATCCAGAAAACGTCGATAGTAGTTCGCATGGAGCTGACCGACGAGGAGCGCTTCATCAGACGACAGGTGCGCGAGTTCGGCCGAGAGGAGATCGAACCGGTCGCGGTCGAGCACGAACGCGAGGGCCGCTACCCCTGGGACGTGATCGAGACCGCCGCCGAGGCGGACCTGCTCGCCCCCCGACTCGACGAGTCGGTCGGCGGTGCGGAGCTCGACGTCGTGGCCTCGTTGCTGGTCAACGAGGAACTCCACCGGGCCGACCCGGGTATCGCCGA is part of the Halorubrum aethiopicum genome and encodes:
- a CDS encoding type II toxin-antitoxin system HicA family toxin — encoded protein: MVYASFDGREIVKALRSMRYRPVGREGSHVKLRYEHPETDEIRVVSVPLTDSDQISQETYRSIADQCGADDFEAWCRWIDAHR
- a CDS encoding type II toxin-antitoxin system HicB family antitoxin, which encodes MATTSENDRADGVEFTYEGDLVTARDVESGVAASGESKPVALSRLADALTLHAGGGEPIDDEEAFLEEIGVDPDDIEDAGEPPWE
- a CDS encoding type II toxin-antitoxin system HicA family toxin; its protein translation is MVRTNFSGQEIASVLNDFGYRRVGRVGSHLKMRYESPDTDEVRIVTVPMKSEDEIPTGTLHSIADQCGADDFHSWCEWIDEHR
- a CDS encoding type II toxin-antitoxin system HicB family antitoxin, whose translation is MASATRDASNREGVEFIHEDDGSITAKDIETGVASFGDTKAEALRMLAEAIELHEGGGEPVTDEDLEEWGLEDAEPGDKELPDFMK
- a CDS encoding class I adenylate-forming enzyme family protein: MNYLDYLASNERVFPDRVAVREGDVTWTYAELFEDARSAATVLRDAGVDAGDAVVVMLPNTYHFVTSTLGSLARRAVVVPVNTRFRRREVASLMDQVEPSAAIASGETLPAVNDALEESDATDATDVTVFGVRTDDASDDAPDDVRRWDAAVRTTRPAVAVPETMGEREAFVLHTSGTTGRPKGVVHTHANLIAVSDASVISYEMGPGSVFLAVMPLYHCTGIGTILGPTLKAGGELLLREEWDPVAALDDVEAHGVNVFSGVPAMFKDWLAVASDRSVDTDSVRTGVIGGAGVSADLIRRSEAFLDAPVLNGWGMTETFAAGLWEDRRGSRRLPSVGRTSGRLIEAKVVDRSTGAEVPTNEPGELLVRGEALLTGYLDHEAEWTAEWFHTGDYARVDEDGYVHVLDRVDYTIITGGENVYPQEVEGVIEELDGVREAAVVGKPDEWKGRKPVAFVDRHPRADLTAEEVRDHVLAELAAFKHPREVTFVDALPRNATGKLDRQTLEERL